One Diospyros lotus cultivar Yz01 chromosome 1, ASM1463336v1, whole genome shotgun sequence genomic window carries:
- the LOC127804618 gene encoding chalcone synthase 3-like yields MEQIEIAQQRHSDSRHRAMILGIGTANPPNYVYQADYPDFYFRVTKNEHLPDLKEKMKRICEKTCIKKRHMYLTEEMLEGMPNLCACLAPSMDTRQEILVEEIPKLAKEAALKAINDWGQPLSEITHVVFGTTSGLDMPGADLRLVELLNLDHSVQRYMLYHQACAGGGCILRLAKDIAENNPGARVLAVCSELTVCIFSGTCHTHSDLLVSQALFGDGASALIVGSNPDRSIERPIFEVVGAFQHTIPNSREAVEIHSREAGLIVNLAKTLPGHVSNNIEKCLVDAFTPHGINDWNSLFWVAHPGGRAVLDLIESKLNLKKEKLLASRHVLSEYGNMASACVFFVLDEMRKRSFKEEKATTGEGCEYGVLCGFGPGLTIETIALRSVSIGSLN; encoded by the coding sequence ATGGAGCAAATTGAAATAGCCCAGCAGCGCCATAGCGACAGTCGACACAGAGCCATGATCCTCGGCATTGGCACTGCAAATCCGCCCAATTACGTTTATCAGGCCGACTATCCCGACTTCTATTTTAGGGTCACTAAGAACGAGCACTTGCCGGATCTCAAAGAGAAGATGAAGCGCATCTGCGAAAAGACATGCATCAAAAAGCGTCACATGTATCTCACCGAAGAAATGCTTGAGGGGATGCCTAACTTGTGCGCTTGTTTGGCTCCATCTATGGATACTCGTCAAGAGATCCTAGTCGAGGAAATTCCAAAGCTAGCCAAAGAAGCCGCACTCAAGGCAATCAATGATTGGGGGCAACCGCTTTCCGAGATTACTCACGTGGTGTTTGGCACCACCTCTGGTCTCGATATGCCCGGTGCCGATTTGCGTCTTGTGGAGCTCCTTAACCTTGACCATTCTGTGCAACGATACATGCTCTACCACCAAGCTTGTGCGGGTGGGGGTTGCATCCTTCGCCTAGCCAAAGACATCGCTGAGAATAACCCCGGTGCAAGGGTCCTTGCCGTTTGCTCCGAGCTCACCGTTTGCATCTTTAGTGGCACTTGTCATACCCATTCTGATTTGCTCGTAAGCCAAGCACTATTTGGCGATGGGGCATCGGCTTTGATTGTAGGATCTAATCCTGATAGATCAATCGAACGTCCCATTTTTGAAGTTGTGGGAGCATTTCAGCATACCATTCCCAACTCAAGGGAAGCAGTTGAAATCCACTCTCGCGAAGCCGGCCTCATTGTTAACTTGGCCAAGACCTTGCCTGGCCATGTATCAAACAACATCGAAAAGTGTTTGGTTGATGCTTTCACTCCACATGGGATCAATGACTGGAATTCACTTTTTTGGGTGGCCCATCCTGGTGGTCGGGCAGTTCTAGATCTGATTGAATCAAAACTCAATTTGAAGAAAGAGAAGCTCTTGGCCAGTCGACACGTGTTGAGTGAATACGGAAACATGGCAAGTGCTTGCGTGTTCTTCGTTCTGGATGAGATGAGAAAGCGGTCGTTCAAGGAAGAAAAAGCTACCACTGGAGAAGGATGCGAATATGGGGTATTGTGTGGATTTGGACCAGGATTGACTATCGAGACGATCGCTCTGCGTAGCGTTTCCATCGGATCCCTCAACTAG